A window of the Microbacterium sp. LWH13-1.2 genome harbors these coding sequences:
- a CDS encoding carbohydrate ABC transporter permease: MSITTPTTEAVVTASASAPRRRIKRKTWQTVIWFIGLIVLTAVVLYPLLWLFLSTFKPNSEFGQNPGLFPQAPTVENYGKVMEGIAGVPMWRFFLNSLILAVSAVVGTVLSSALAAYAFARVQFKGLGVLFAAMIGTLLLPFHVVIIPQYIIFNQLGWVDTFIPLILPKFLATEAFFVFLLVQFIRQMPRDMDEAARIDGAGHLRIFWSIILPLIKPALITCAIFSFIWAWNDFLGPLLYLTSPENYPLPIALRLYNDQTSSSDYGATVTASFVALLPVLLFFVVFQRFLVDGVATQGLKG, from the coding sequence ATGAGCATCACCACCCCCACCACCGAGGCTGTCGTCACTGCCTCCGCCTCCGCCCCTCGTCGCAGGATCAAGCGCAAGACCTGGCAGACCGTCATCTGGTTCATCGGTCTGATCGTGCTCACCGCGGTCGTGCTGTATCCCCTGCTGTGGCTGTTCCTGTCGACGTTCAAGCCGAATTCCGAGTTCGGTCAGAACCCGGGCCTGTTCCCGCAGGCGCCCACTGTCGAGAACTACGGCAAGGTCATGGAGGGCATCGCCGGAGTGCCGATGTGGCGCTTCTTCCTGAATTCTCTGATCCTCGCGGTGTCCGCGGTCGTCGGCACCGTGCTCTCGTCCGCGCTCGCCGCCTACGCGTTCGCCCGCGTGCAGTTCAAGGGGCTCGGGGTGCTGTTCGCGGCGATGATCGGCACGCTGCTGCTGCCGTTCCACGTCGTGATCATCCCGCAGTACATCATCTTCAACCAGCTCGGCTGGGTCGACACCTTCATCCCGCTGATCCTGCCGAAGTTCCTCGCCACCGAGGCGTTCTTCGTCTTCCTGCTCGTGCAGTTCATCCGTCAGATGCCGCGCGACATGGATGAGGCTGCCCGCATCGACGGGGCAGGACACCTGCGGATCTTCTGGTCGATCATCCTGCCGCTCATCAAACCGGCACTGATCACCTGCGCGATCTTCTCGTTCATCTGGGCGTGGAACGACTTCCTCGGGCCTCTCCTCTACCTGACGAGCCCCGAGAACTACCCCCTGCCGATCGCGCTGCGTCTCTACAACGACCAGACCTCGTCGTCCGACTACGGCGCGACGGTCACGGCTTCGTTCGTCGCGCTGCTGCCGGTGCTGCTGTTCTTCGTGGTGTTCCAGCGTTTCCTCGTCGACGGCGTGGCCACCCAGGGACTCAAGGGATAG
- a CDS encoding Gfo/Idh/MocA family oxidoreductase, which yields MTSEKTLRAALVGTGSVANSHARAVAAYPRAELVAVADLSFEKAEEFARRYDIAAAYSDLDEMLAAEHPDVVLICTPPGPHRVQSLAAFAAGAHVIVEKPPAPSLDELDDMRAGALSADKQLAVVFQQRTGTAAAHVRGLLQSGALGRPLVAVCQTLWFRDADYFAVPWRGKWETEGGGTTLGHGIHQIDLLAHLLGDWSSVQGRLWRLDRETETEDVSTATIVFEQGVVAQLITSAVSPREASSIRIDTQKATITVDHVYGHGHENWRITPAPGFEGEAASWAFPDVEERSDHEPLLRDVFDALLDGEPLPATADSPARSLEIVAGIYASAASDGAVITPEVLAAHPTHRAGFASPVTDLRR from the coding sequence ATGACTTCCGAGAAGACCCTTCGAGCTGCCCTCGTGGGCACCGGCTCCGTGGCGAACTCCCACGCCCGCGCCGTCGCCGCCTACCCGCGTGCAGAGCTCGTCGCCGTCGCCGACCTCAGCTTCGAGAAAGCCGAGGAGTTCGCCCGCAGATACGACATCGCCGCCGCCTACTCCGACCTCGACGAGATGCTCGCCGCCGAGCATCCAGACGTCGTGCTCATCTGCACCCCGCCGGGGCCGCACCGGGTGCAGTCGCTGGCTGCATTCGCCGCGGGCGCGCACGTGATCGTCGAGAAACCGCCGGCACCGTCTCTCGATGAGCTCGACGACATGCGCGCCGGTGCACTCTCGGCCGACAAGCAGCTGGCGGTCGTTTTCCAGCAGCGCACCGGTACGGCGGCGGCGCACGTTCGCGGGCTGCTGCAGAGCGGAGCGCTCGGTCGCCCGCTCGTCGCGGTGTGCCAGACGCTGTGGTTCCGTGACGCGGACTACTTCGCGGTGCCGTGGCGCGGCAAGTGGGAGACGGAGGGCGGTGGCACGACTCTCGGTCATGGCATCCATCAGATCGATCTGCTCGCTCACCTGCTGGGTGACTGGTCGTCGGTGCAGGGACGCCTCTGGAGGCTCGACCGCGAGACCGAGACCGAAGACGTGTCGACCGCGACCATCGTCTTCGAGCAGGGGGTTGTGGCGCAGCTCATCACGAGTGCCGTCTCGCCGAGAGAGGCGAGCTCGATCCGCATCGACACGCAGAAGGCCACGATCACCGTCGATCACGTCTACGGTCACGGGCACGAGAACTGGCGGATCACCCCGGCTCCCGGTTTCGAGGGCGAGGCGGCCTCGTGGGCGTTCCCCGATGTCGAAGAGCGCAGCGACCACGAGCCGCTGCTGCGCGACGTGTTCGACGCGTTGCTCGACGGCGAACCTCTGCCCGCGACCGCGGATTCTCCCGCACGGTCGCTCGAGATCGTCGCGGGGATCTACGCGTCGGCGGCATCCGACGGCGCGGTGATCACGCCCGAGGTGCTGGCCGCGCACCCCACGCATCGTGCCGGTTTCGCGAGCCCGGTGACCGACCTCCGCCGATGA
- a CDS encoding serine hydrolase domain-containing protein — MTFDAAFDWARRHVHAERLPTAVVGIATADGIVGLDGFGAATDAVYPLFSITKVLTGITAARAIERGLLTPNTPLTDALPAFGSSRDDVVRLWHLASHTSGISEPALDTALPLRHELLTRGRDFAAGTASRYSTLAFEGIAALIEHATDKTWDDGTLDWAHRIGAIGLTLDTAQSVGVPDAAAGGLDLDRFHATRAPGAGLLGRAEDLLHLGAELLRIDRGGRDGILSPAGLAMMRRPLTGDIPRLDPYPDERGQDWGFTFNLRSRAPGLVDRDVFGHGGWAGTEFWVHPGAGVAWVLLTNAAVRPGVDADELDNAVVSAL, encoded by the coding sequence ATGACCTTCGACGCAGCGTTCGACTGGGCCCGCCGCCACGTGCACGCCGAGCGATTGCCCACCGCCGTCGTCGGTATCGCGACGGCCGACGGCATCGTCGGCCTCGACGGCTTCGGCGCTGCCACGGATGCCGTCTACCCGCTGTTCTCGATCACCAAGGTCCTGACCGGCATCACGGCGGCAAGGGCGATCGAGCGCGGCCTGCTCACCCCGAACACTCCCCTGACCGATGCGCTCCCCGCCTTCGGATCCTCCCGCGATGACGTCGTGCGCCTGTGGCATCTCGCCTCACACACGTCGGGGATCTCCGAGCCCGCGCTCGACACGGCCCTGCCTTTGCGACACGAACTGCTCACCAGAGGACGCGACTTCGCGGCCGGAACAGCCTCGCGCTATTCGACCCTCGCCTTCGAGGGCATCGCGGCGCTGATCGAACATGCGACCGACAAGACCTGGGATGACGGCACTCTCGACTGGGCACATCGCATCGGCGCGATCGGCCTGACTCTCGACACCGCGCAGTCGGTCGGCGTGCCTGACGCTGCGGCAGGAGGACTCGACCTCGATCGATTCCACGCCACACGGGCACCGGGTGCAGGCCTGCTGGGCAGAGCCGAGGACCTGCTTCACCTCGGCGCCGAGCTGCTGCGCATCGACCGGGGCGGCCGCGACGGCATCCTCTCTCCGGCTGGTCTCGCCATGATGCGGCGCCCGCTCACGGGAGACATCCCGCGCCTCGACCCGTACCCCGACGAGCGCGGTCAGGACTGGGGCTTCACGTTCAACCTGCGGTCTCGGGCACCCGGGCTCGTCGACCGCGACGTCTTCGGCCACGGCGGATGGGCCGGCACCGAGTTCTGGGTGCACCCCGGCGCCGGAGTGGCCTGGGTGCTGCTCACCAACGCCGCCGTCCGTCCCGGCGTCGACGCCGACGAGCTCGACAATGCGGTGGTGAGCGCGCTCTAG
- a CDS encoding LacI family DNA-binding transcriptional regulator: protein MAVGVKDVAAAAGVSVGTVSNVLNQPERVSAKTVERVQRAIQELGFVRNDAARQLRAGRSRSIGLVVPDIGNPFFAEVVRGAEDRAADAGMTVLLGNSDERDERQVAHLELFQEQRVNGVLLTPASDDLSAVHRFAAGGMPVILVDREVEEGLLPSVSVDDVEGGRLAAEHLLSAGRRRLAFVGGPQSVHQVADRLRGVQAAVAAHPDVTLEVFEQSALTVLQGRAAGEAIAARPEESRPDAVFAANDLLAVGLLQAFSFGSAIRVPQDIAMVGYDDIDFASATVVPLSSVRQPARLLGWTGVDLLLKELDGVEHDRRVRFQPELVVRESSAV, encoded by the coding sequence ATGGCTGTAGGGGTGAAGGACGTCGCTGCTGCGGCCGGCGTTTCGGTCGGCACCGTCTCGAACGTGCTCAACCAGCCGGAACGCGTGTCCGCCAAGACGGTCGAACGCGTGCAGCGCGCCATCCAGGAGCTCGGCTTCGTGCGCAACGACGCGGCCAGGCAGCTGCGGGCAGGACGCAGCCGCAGCATCGGTCTCGTGGTGCCCGACATCGGTAACCCGTTCTTCGCCGAGGTCGTACGGGGAGCGGAAGACAGAGCAGCGGATGCCGGCATGACCGTGCTGCTCGGCAACAGCGACGAGCGAGACGAGCGCCAGGTCGCTCATCTCGAACTCTTCCAGGAGCAGCGCGTCAACGGCGTGCTGCTGACGCCTGCTTCCGACGACCTCTCGGCCGTGCATCGCTTCGCAGCCGGGGGGATGCCAGTGATCCTCGTCGACCGCGAGGTGGAGGAGGGGCTTCTCCCGTCGGTGTCCGTCGACGACGTCGAGGGCGGCCGGCTCGCGGCAGAGCACCTGCTCTCGGCCGGACGACGCCGACTCGCGTTCGTCGGCGGACCGCAGTCGGTGCATCAGGTCGCCGATCGTCTTCGGGGGGTGCAGGCGGCGGTCGCAGCCCACCCCGACGTCACTCTCGAGGTGTTCGAGCAGTCCGCGCTCACCGTGCTGCAGGGCAGGGCCGCCGGCGAGGCCATCGCGGCGCGGCCCGAGGAATCGCGCCCGGACGCCGTCTTCGCCGCCAACGACCTGCTCGCCGTCGGTCTGCTGCAGGCCTTCAGCTTCGGATCCGCGATCCGCGTGCCCCAGGACATCGCGATGGTCGGATACGACGACATCGACTTCGCCTCCGCCACCGTGGTGCCGCTGAGCTCGGTGCGCCAGCCGGCCAGACTGCTCGGCTGGACCGGCGTCGACCTGCTTCTGAAGGAGCTCGACGGCGTCGAACATGATCGTCGCGTGCGCTTCCAGCCCGAGCTCGTCGTGCGGGAGTCGAGCGCGGTCTGA
- a CDS encoding extracellular solute-binding protein produces the protein MFSKKRLAAAAAVATSAALVLAGCAGGGTPEGGATYDPDEKVTLDLAFWGNDVRADLYNQAIEAFNEEYPNITVNATFLGFPEFWEKRQTEAAGGGLPDVMQFDYSYLRQYSENGLLLDLEPYLGSVIETDPLPENILGIGVVDDTTYGIATSTNAWGMFTNPALLETAGVEQFAGGDWEDYDEWIGEVTDASGGAFWGGSDWTGRIQNFEIQLRSEGKNLFDEDGTPGFDEDRLKEFWESGDDIRDGAVVPQQTVEELNPLSAFDAAKNASELTWDNFGAGYLANLGENYTELGLVAPPVTKDGAKDLYLKPSMLHTISAKTEHPEAAATLVNFLVNSPESGEIFGTNRGLPASETALEAADLDPMSQLVKDYEESISDRLGDAPPVPIVGYGTLEEKFRVLGTELNFGTTTVDEAVEQFFSEMDVVLNQ, from the coding sequence ATGTTCAGCAAGAAGCGTCTGGCGGCCGCAGCGGCCGTCGCCACCAGCGCAGCGCTGGTACTCGCCGGCTGCGCCGGCGGCGGCACCCCCGAGGGCGGGGCCACCTACGATCCTGACGAGAAGGTCACGCTCGATCTCGCATTCTGGGGCAACGACGTCCGCGCCGACCTGTACAACCAGGCGATCGAGGCGTTCAACGAGGAGTACCCGAACATCACGGTGAACGCGACGTTCCTCGGGTTCCCGGAGTTCTGGGAGAAGCGTCAGACCGAGGCCGCCGGTGGCGGACTCCCCGACGTGATGCAGTTCGACTACTCGTACCTGCGTCAGTACTCCGAGAACGGCCTGCTGCTCGACCTCGAGCCCTACCTCGGATCCGTGATCGAGACCGACCCGCTGCCCGAGAACATCCTCGGCATCGGCGTCGTCGACGACACCACCTACGGCATCGCGACCTCCACCAACGCGTGGGGCATGTTCACGAACCCGGCGCTCCTCGAGACCGCGGGCGTCGAGCAGTTCGCCGGCGGCGACTGGGAAGACTACGACGAGTGGATCGGCGAGGTCACCGATGCCAGCGGCGGAGCGTTCTGGGGTGGGTCCGACTGGACCGGCCGCATCCAGAACTTCGAGATCCAGCTGCGCAGCGAGGGCAAGAACCTGTTCGACGAGGACGGCACCCCCGGCTTCGACGAGGACCGCCTGAAGGAGTTCTGGGAGTCCGGCGATGACATCCGCGACGGAGCCGTCGTTCCTCAGCAGACCGTCGAGGAGCTCAACCCGCTGAGCGCCTTCGACGCAGCCAAGAACGCCAGCGAGCTGACCTGGGACAACTTCGGTGCCGGCTACCTCGCCAACCTCGGTGAGAACTACACCGAGCTCGGCCTCGTGGCTCCTCCCGTCACCAAGGACGGCGCGAAGGACCTCTACCTGAAGCCGTCGATGCTGCACACGATCTCGGCCAAGACAGAGCACCCGGAGGCGGCGGCGACGCTCGTCAACTTCCTGGTGAACTCGCCCGAGTCCGGTGAGATCTTCGGCACGAACCGTGGCCTCCCGGCATCCGAGACCGCTCTCGAGGCGGCCGACCTCGACCCGATGAGCCAGCTCGTCAAGGATTACGAGGAGTCCATCTCCGACCGCCTCGGCGATGCTCCGCCCGTGCCGATCGTCGGCTACGGCACTCTCGAGGAGAAGTTCCGGGTGCTCGGCACCGAGCTGAACTTCGGCACGACGACGGTCGACGAGGCCGTGGAGCAGTTCTTCTCCGAGATGGACGTCGTCCTCAACCAGTGA
- a CDS encoding sugar ABC transporter permease, whose amino-acid sequence MSTTATRTIVTGKKSGRGRALRSGRRPENELARPGQRARLRRETATGYAFLTPWLIGFFGLTGVPMVYSLYLSFTKYNIFQPPKWIGLDNYIRLFTSDPNFIQSAQITLVYVFIGTPITLAAALAVAMLLNYRDKGAGFFRSAFYAPSLIGGSVSVAIVWRAMFSSDGPVDSGLQIFGVNLGGWIGNPGLVLPMMILLAVWQFGATMVIFLAGLKQIPKELYEAAEMDGANAYRRFRAVTIPMLSPVMFFNLLLGLIGAFQVFASAYIISNGTGGPAGMTNFITVYLYKRGFSDGQMGYAAAIAWVLLVVVAIIAFILFRTQRSWVHYSGDDK is encoded by the coding sequence ATGAGCACGACGGCGACCAGGACGATCGTCACGGGCAAGAAGTCCGGGCGGGGGCGGGCGCTGCGCAGCGGCCGCCGCCCCGAGAACGAACTCGCACGGCCCGGACAGCGCGCACGACTGCGTCGCGAGACCGCGACCGGCTATGCGTTCCTCACCCCGTGGCTGATCGGCTTCTTCGGGCTGACCGGAGTGCCGATGGTGTACTCCCTGTACCTGTCCTTCACGAAGTACAACATCTTCCAGCCGCCCAAGTGGATCGGCCTGGACAACTACATCCGTCTGTTCACGAGCGACCCGAACTTCATCCAGTCGGCGCAGATCACCCTGGTCTACGTGTTCATCGGCACCCCGATCACCCTGGCGGCTGCGCTGGCCGTCGCGATGCTGCTGAACTACCGCGACAAGGGCGCGGGCTTCTTCCGGTCCGCGTTCTACGCCCCCTCGCTCATCGGCGGCTCGGTGTCGGTCGCGATCGTGTGGCGGGCGATGTTCTCCTCCGACGGTCCGGTCGACAGCGGTCTGCAGATCTTCGGGGTCAACCTCGGGGGATGGATCGGAAACCCGGGCCTCGTGCTCCCGATGATGATCCTGCTCGCCGTGTGGCAGTTCGGCGCCACGATGGTGATCTTCCTCGCCGGTCTCAAGCAGATCCCCAAGGAGCTGTATGAGGCGGCCGAGATGGACGGCGCGAACGCCTACCGCCGGTTCCGCGCGGTGACCATCCCCATGCTCTCGCCGGTGATGTTCTTCAACCTGCTGCTGGGTCTGATCGGCGCGTTCCAGGTGTTCGCGTCGGCGTACATCATCTCGAACGGCACCGGCGGCCCTGCCGGAATGACGAACTTCATCACCGTGTACCTGTACAAGCGCGGGTTCTCCGACGGGCAGATGGGCTACGCCGCGGCGATCGCCTGGGTGCTGCTGGTCGTCGTCGCGATCATCGCCTTCATCCTCTTCCGCACCCAGAGGTCGTGGGTGCACTACTCGGGAGACGACAAATGA
- a CDS encoding L-rhamnose mutarotase — MTRVAFQLQVRPELLDEYLARHSPVWPEMLAEIAAAGRRNYSLFLADGGTLIGYYETDDDAAAQAYLAASAVAARWEAEMGRFFIDLDGRPDQAATALTEVFHLEDQLADAGDSAASDIDDNDTRNDTEGSAS; from the coding sequence ATGACCCGCGTCGCGTTCCAGTTGCAGGTGCGTCCTGAGCTGCTCGACGAATACCTCGCCCGTCACTCGCCCGTCTGGCCCGAGATGCTGGCCGAGATCGCGGCCGCAGGCCGCCGCAACTACTCGCTGTTCCTCGCCGACGGCGGCACGCTCATCGGCTACTACGAGACCGATGACGATGCCGCGGCGCAGGCCTACCTCGCCGCCTCCGCCGTCGCCGCGCGGTGGGAGGCCGAGATGGGCCGCTTCTTCATCGATCTCGACGGTCGTCCCGACCAGGCAGCCACCGCACTCACCGAGGTGTTCCACCTCGAAGACCAGCTCGCCGACGCCGGCGACTCCGCAGCATCCGACATCGATGACAACGACACCCGCAACGACACCGAAGGCAGCGCCTCATGA
- the rhaI gene encoding L-rhamnose isomerase, whose protein sequence is MSILSSDNLAALEQQGIELPSWAFGNSGTRFKVFGTPGTPRDPWEKIADAAQVNTYTALAPSVALHIPWDLVDSFSDLRKHAEDLGVTLGTVNSNTFQDDDYKFGALTHEDPTIRQKAIDHHLACIDVMDATGSRDLKIWLAEGSNYPGQADLRGRQDRLQESLQQIYARLGDDQRLVLEYKFFEPAFYHTDVPDWGTSYAQVSSLGDKAMVCLDTGHHAPGTNIEFIVMQLLRLGKLGSFDFNSRFYADDDLIVGAADPFQLFRILFEVVRGGGLNNPDVAFMLDQCHNVEDKIPGQIRSVLNVQEMTARALIVDREALSAAQKSGDVLAANAVFMDAFYTDVRPALAEWRESRGLAADPMAAYAESGYQQKIAAERVGGVQAGWGA, encoded by the coding sequence ATGAGCATCCTCTCGTCCGACAACCTCGCCGCTCTCGAGCAGCAGGGCATCGAGCTCCCCAGTTGGGCGTTCGGCAACTCCGGCACCCGCTTCAAGGTGTTCGGCACGCCCGGCACGCCGCGCGACCCGTGGGAGAAGATCGCGGACGCCGCGCAGGTCAACACCTACACCGCGCTCGCTCCCTCGGTGGCGCTGCACATCCCGTGGGACCTCGTCGATTCGTTCTCGGATCTGCGCAAGCATGCCGAAGACCTCGGCGTGACCCTCGGCACGGTCAACTCCAACACCTTCCAGGACGACGACTACAAGTTCGGCGCCCTGACGCATGAAGACCCGACGATCCGCCAGAAGGCGATCGACCACCACCTCGCCTGCATCGACGTGATGGATGCCACGGGCAGCCGCGACCTGAAGATCTGGCTCGCAGAGGGCTCGAACTACCCGGGCCAGGCCGACCTGCGCGGTCGCCAGGACCGCCTGCAGGAGTCGCTGCAGCAGATCTACGCCCGCCTCGGCGACGACCAGCGCCTCGTGCTCGAGTACAAGTTCTTCGAGCCGGCGTTCTATCACACCGATGTTCCCGACTGGGGCACGTCGTACGCTCAGGTCTCCTCCCTCGGCGACAAGGCGATGGTGTGCCTCGACACGGGCCACCACGCCCCCGGCACGAACATCGAGTTCATCGTCATGCAGCTGCTGCGCCTCGGCAAGCTCGGCTCGTTCGACTTCAACTCGCGTTTCTACGCCGACGACGACCTGATCGTCGGCGCGGCCGACCCGTTCCAGCTGTTCCGCATCCTGTTCGAGGTCGTCCGCGGCGGCGGCCTCAACAACCCCGACGTGGCGTTCATGCTCGACCAGTGCCACAACGTCGAAGACAAGATCCCCGGTCAGATCCGCTCGGTGCTCAACGTGCAGGAGATGACGGCGCGCGCGCTGATCGTCGACCGCGAGGCACTGTCCGCCGCACAGAAGTCCGGCGACGTGCTGGCTGCGAACGCCGTCTTCATGGACGCGTTCTACACCGACGTGCGCCCGGCTCTCGCCGAGTGGCGCGAGTCGCGCGGGCTCGCCGCCGACCCGATGGCGGCCTACGCCGAGTCGGGCTACCAGCAGAAGATCGCCGCCGAGCGCGTCGGCGGTGTGCAGGCCGGCTGGGGCGCGTAA
- a CDS encoding ABC transporter ATP-binding protein, whose amino-acid sequence MTQKALSHPAALIDGQHPTRSVLRLVARRPWRLTFAITAFAVKEIPLWFLPVITAAIIDVVASKGDVTEVLWWFALAAVLLLQNYPNHIIYTRNFMTVVRDLGADLRNALTARLQSLSIGYHTRMSSSIVQTKVVRDVENVELMLQQVTHPLLSSMMVMLGALAMTAVTVPQFLPVYALAVPIAIGIRYGMRNRSQRRNEVFRREIETLSARVGEMASLIPVTRAHGLEETAITRVAGGADGVRRAGLDLDLLNGRVASISWVAMQLLGVACLMLAAVCALTGFLPITPGEVVMLSSYFTLLTGGLTQLLMLIPVGARGLESVRSIAEVLQEPDVEQNSGKRTVSAVTGEIVLDSATHRYADAEEDALFEIDLRIAPGETVAFVGSSGSGKSTLLNLVLGFVRPTSGRIRLDGQDMQELDLRTVRRSISVVPQESVLFEGSVFDNIAYGMPDVTPDRVERALRDANAWEFVSEQPHGWDTVVGERGARLSGGQRQRLAIARALVRDPRILLLDEATSALDPESEGLVKEALERLMRGRTTLVVAHRLSTIRQADRIVVLEHGRIVEQGSHDQLLAADGRYARLHLVQNGMR is encoded by the coding sequence ATGACGCAGAAAGCGCTTTCCCACCCGGCCGCGCTCATCGACGGTCAGCACCCGACCCGTTCTGTGTTGCGTCTGGTCGCCCGCCGCCCGTGGCGCCTCACGTTCGCGATCACCGCGTTCGCGGTGAAGGAGATCCCGCTGTGGTTCCTTCCGGTCATCACCGCCGCGATCATCGATGTCGTGGCGAGCAAGGGCGACGTCACCGAGGTGCTCTGGTGGTTCGCGCTCGCCGCCGTCCTCCTGCTGCAGAACTACCCGAACCACATCATCTACACGCGCAACTTCATGACGGTGGTGCGCGATCTCGGCGCGGACCTGCGCAATGCGCTCACCGCCCGACTGCAGAGCCTCTCGATCGGGTACCACACGCGCATGAGCTCGTCGATCGTGCAGACCAAGGTCGTGCGCGACGTCGAGAACGTCGAGCTGATGCTGCAGCAGGTCACGCACCCGCTCCTGTCGTCGATGATGGTCATGCTCGGCGCGCTCGCCATGACGGCCGTCACCGTGCCGCAGTTCCTGCCGGTCTACGCCCTCGCGGTGCCCATCGCCATCGGCATCCGCTATGGCATGCGCAACCGCTCGCAGCGCCGTAACGAGGTGTTCCGTCGCGAGATCGAGACCCTGTCGGCGCGGGTGGGCGAGATGGCGTCGCTGATCCCGGTGACCCGCGCGCACGGGCTCGAGGAGACGGCGATCACCCGGGTCGCGGGCGGTGCCGACGGCGTGCGCCGGGCGGGACTCGACCTCGATCTGCTCAACGGACGCGTCGCGTCGATCTCGTGGGTGGCCATGCAGCTGCTCGGCGTCGCCTGCCTCATGCTCGCCGCGGTGTGCGCGCTCACGGGGTTCCTGCCGATCACACCCGGTGAGGTCGTGATGCTCTCGAGCTACTTCACACTGCTGACCGGCGGGCTCACGCAGCTGCTGATGCTCATCCCCGTCGGTGCGCGAGGCCTCGAGTCCGTCCGTTCGATCGCCGAGGTGCTGCAGGAGCCCGACGTCGAGCAGAACTCCGGCAAGCGCACGGTCTCGGCCGTCACCGGCGAGATCGTGCTCGACTCGGCCACGCATCGGTATGCGGATGCCGAGGAGGACGCCCTGTTCGAGATCGACCTGCGCATCGCGCCGGGCGAGACCGTCGCGTTCGTCGGATCGTCGGGGTCGGGCAAATCGACGCTTCTCAACCTGGTGCTCGGCTTCGTCAGGCCCACCAGCGGCCGCATCAGGCTCGACGGGCAGGACATGCAGGAGCTGGACCTGCGGACGGTCCGTCGCTCGATCTCGGTCGTGCCGCAGGAATCGGTGCTGTTCGAGGGGTCGGTCTTCGACAACATCGCCTACGGCATGCCCGACGTCACGCCCGACCGCGTCGAGCGGGCGCTGCGCGATGCCAACGCGTGGGAGTTCGTGAGCGAGCAGCCGCACGGCTGGGACACGGTGGTCGGCGAGCGGGGAGCGCGCCTGTCGGGCGGCCAGCGTCAGCGTCTGGCGATCGCTCGTGCGCTCGTGCGCGACCCGCGCATCCTGCTGCTCGATGAGGCCACCAGTGCCCTCGATCCCGAATCCGAAGGCCTCGTGAAAGAGGCTCTCGAACGACTCATGCGCGGCCGAACCACCCTGGTCGTCGCGCACCGACTGTCGACCATTCGGCAGGCCGATCGCATCGTCGTGCTCGAACACGGCCGCATCGTCGAGCAGGGCTCGCACGATCAGCTGCTCGCCGCCGACGGGCGATACGCTCGGCTGCACCTGGTGCAGAACGGCATGAGATGA